From Lysobacter auxotrophicus, the proteins below share one genomic window:
- a CDS encoding efflux RND transporter periplasmic adaptor subunit: protein MRHFTRNRSRGFARAAVVLLPCLLLLSACKGGGEGEAQAKAGEDKKGPEAVPVEVAKASRRAVAASYTGTAPLEPVAESQVVAKTSGVALNVMVEEGQPVRAGQTLVRLDSARSQLQAAQTGAAMRKLEANYNRAKQMADQKLLSANDNDQLRYDLENARAANRLANLELSYANVEAPISGVIASRSIKTGNFVQINTPIFRIVDTSRLEATLNVPERELVTLKAGLPVALVVDALPGKTFQGTVDRVSPVVDSGSGTFRVVCSFKGEGILQPGMFGRIKIDYDQRADALVVPRVALLEDDGDPAVFVVTGDKTKRVPVKLGYMDGSWAEVRDGVKEGQQVVVAGKTALRDGSVVQVLGQPQAKKEVASVAKPETNKK from the coding sequence ATGCGTCACTTCACCCGAAATCGCAGCCGTGGTTTTGCCCGCGCCGCTGTCGTCCTGCTGCCGTGCCTGTTGCTGCTCAGCGCCTGCAAGGGCGGGGGCGAGGGCGAGGCCCAGGCCAAGGCCGGGGAAGACAAGAAGGGCCCCGAAGCCGTGCCGGTCGAGGTCGCCAAGGCCTCCCGCCGCGCCGTCGCCGCCAGCTACACCGGCACCGCGCCGCTGGAGCCGGTCGCCGAGTCGCAGGTGGTCGCCAAGACCTCGGGCGTCGCGCTCAACGTGATGGTCGAAGAGGGCCAGCCGGTCCGCGCCGGCCAGACGCTGGTGCGCCTGGATTCGGCCCGCTCGCAGCTGCAGGCCGCGCAGACCGGCGCCGCGATGCGCAAGCTGGAAGCCAACTACAACCGCGCCAAGCAGATGGCCGACCAGAAGCTGCTCAGCGCGAACGACAACGACCAGCTGCGTTACGACCTGGAAAACGCCCGCGCCGCCAACCGCCTGGCGAACCTGGAGCTGTCCTACGCCAACGTCGAAGCGCCGATTTCTGGCGTGATCGCCTCGCGTTCGATCAAGACCGGCAACTTCGTCCAGATCAACACGCCGATCTTCCGTATCGTCGACACCTCGCGCCTGGAGGCCACGCTCAACGTGCCCGAGCGCGAGCTGGTGACGCTCAAGGCGGGCCTGCCGGTCGCGCTCGTGGTCGACGCGCTGCCGGGCAAGACTTTCCAGGGCACGGTGGACCGCGTGTCGCCGGTGGTCGATTCGGGCAGCGGCACGTTCCGCGTGGTCTGCTCGTTCAAGGGCGAGGGCATCCTGCAGCCGGGCATGTTCGGCCGCATCAAGATCGACTACGACCAGCGCGCCGATGCGCTCGTCGTGCCGCGCGTGGCGCTGCTGGAAGACGATGGCGATCCGGCGGTGTTCGTCGTCACCGGCGACAAGACCAAGCGCGTGCCGGTCAAGCTGGGCTACATGGACGGCTCGTGGGCCGAAGTGCGCGACGGCGTGAAGGAAGGCCAGCAGGTCGTCGTCGCCGGCAAGACCGCGCTGCGCGACGGCTCGGTCGTGCAGGTGCTCGGCCAGCCGCAGGCGAAGAAGGAAGTCGCTTCCGTCGCCAAGCCCGAAACCAACAAGAAGTAA
- a CDS encoding efflux RND transporter permease subunit: MTQHAHTPGFNLVEFSTRRRVTVAMVTLTFVLFGLIALGDLKVNLLPDLSYPTLTVRTEYTGAAPSEIETLISEPVEEAVGVVKGLRKLKSVSRTGQSDVVLEFAWGTDMDQASLEVRDKMEVLQLPLEAKAPVLLRFNPSTEPILRIALSPKSEASSDTEAMRQLTGLRRYADDDLKKKLEPVEGVAAVKVGGGLEDEIQVDIDQQKIAQLNLPIDTVIQRLQQENINISGGRLEEGSQRYLVRTVNQFASVPEMREMLVTTQSGGDSAAASAAAQMAAIAAQTGSAEAMAAAASVQSANSAGGASVAGGMPVRLKDIADVRQGFKEREAIIRLAGKEAVELAIYKEGDANTVATADAIQKRLEELKQQVPPDVELTTIDDQSQFIRHAISDVKKDAVIGGALAVLIIFLFLRDGWSTFVISLSLPVSIIATFFFMGQMGLSLNVMSLGGLALATGLVVDDSIVVLESIAKARERGLGVLEAAIAGTREVSMAVVASTLTTIAVFLPLVFVQGIAGQLFRDQALTVALAIGISLIVSMTLIPMLSALKGRPPMAFPEEAPHPRWEPKSNVGKPLAWFQRGLNWVLRTFFFSIAWAIVRVWRVLVAVVGPFMRKLSDLAMAPYARAERGYLKLLPNALNRPVLVLGSAAAAFALTLLAVPLLGADLIPQLAQDRFEMTVKLPPGTPLRDTDALVRELQLKHAKDDGIRALYGVSGSGTRLDANPTESGENIGKLTVVMANGGSKDVEARETEALRETMKDHPGAQVDFARPELFSFSTPLEIELRGQDLEGIQQAGQRMAKLLRANPHYADVKSTVEEGFPEIQIRFDQDRAGALGLTTRQIADVVVKKVRGDVATRYSFRDRKIDVLVRARETDRASVDSIRRLIVNPNSSRPVTLDSVADVVATTGPSEIHRADQVRVAIVSANLRDIDLGTAVREVEDMVSEQPLGAGVSMHIGGQGEELAESVNALLFAFGLAVFLVYLVMASQFESLLHPFVILFTIPLALVGAVLALLITNSPVSVVVFIGLILLVGLVVKNAIILVDKVNQLREAGVAKREALVEGARSRLRPIIMTTTCTLFGFLPLAVAMGEGAEVRSPMAITVIGGLLVSTLLTLVVIPVVYDLLDRRADDYYVTRAKRTHGAVATGEGAAGHAEPV, encoded by the coding sequence GTGACGCAACACGCGCACACGCCCGGTTTCAACCTGGTGGAGTTCTCCACACGCCGCCGCGTCACGGTGGCGATGGTGACCCTCACTTTCGTCCTCTTCGGCCTGATCGCGCTGGGCGACCTCAAGGTCAACCTGCTGCCCGATCTGAGCTATCCCACCCTGACCGTCCGCACCGAATACACCGGCGCGGCGCCGTCGGAAATCGAAACCCTGATCAGCGAGCCGGTGGAAGAAGCCGTCGGCGTGGTGAAGGGGCTGCGCAAGCTCAAGTCGGTCTCGCGCACCGGCCAGAGCGATGTCGTGCTCGAGTTCGCCTGGGGCACCGACATGGACCAGGCCAGCCTGGAAGTCCGCGACAAGATGGAAGTGCTGCAACTTCCGCTTGAAGCCAAGGCGCCGGTGCTGCTGCGCTTCAATCCGTCGACCGAGCCGATCCTCCGCATCGCGCTGTCGCCCAAGAGCGAGGCGTCGAGCGACACCGAGGCCATGCGCCAGCTCACCGGGCTGCGCCGCTATGCCGACGACGACCTGAAGAAGAAGCTCGAGCCCGTCGAAGGCGTGGCCGCGGTGAAGGTCGGCGGCGGCCTGGAAGACGAGATCCAGGTCGACATCGACCAGCAGAAGATCGCGCAGCTCAACCTGCCGATCGACACCGTCATCCAGCGCCTGCAGCAGGAAAACATCAACATCTCCGGCGGCCGCCTGGAAGAGGGCTCGCAGCGTTACCTCGTGCGCACGGTGAACCAGTTCGCCAGCGTGCCGGAAATGCGCGAGATGCTCGTCACCACGCAGAGCGGTGGCGACAGCGCGGCCGCCTCCGCGGCGGCGCAGATGGCGGCGATCGCGGCGCAGACCGGTTCGGCCGAAGCGATGGCCGCGGCGGCCTCGGTGCAGAGCGCCAATTCCGCGGGTGGTGCGTCGGTCGCGGGCGGCATGCCCGTGCGCCTGAAGGACATCGCCGACGTGCGCCAGGGCTTCAAGGAACGCGAGGCGATCATCCGCCTGGCGGGCAAGGAAGCGGTCGAGCTGGCGATCTACAAGGAAGGCGACGCGAACACCGTCGCCACCGCCGACGCGATCCAGAAGCGCCTGGAAGAGCTGAAGCAGCAGGTGCCGCCGGACGTCGAACTGACGACCATCGACGACCAGTCGCAGTTCATCCGCCACGCGATTTCCGACGTCAAGAAGGACGCGGTCATCGGCGGCGCGCTGGCCGTGCTGATCATCTTCCTGTTCCTGCGCGATGGCTGGAGCACGTTCGTCATCAGCCTCTCGTTGCCGGTGTCGATCATCGCGACGTTCTTCTTCATGGGCCAGATGGGCCTGAGCCTCAACGTCATGTCGCTGGGCGGCCTGGCACTGGCGACCGGCCTGGTGGTCGACGACTCCATCGTCGTGCTGGAAAGCATCGCGAAGGCGCGCGAGCGAGGGTTGGGCGTACTCGAAGCGGCCATCGCCGGCACGCGCGAGGTGAGCATGGCCGTGGTCGCGTCCACGCTGACGACGATCGCCGTGTTCCTGCCGCTGGTGTTCGTGCAGGGCATCGCGGGGCAGTTGTTCCGCGACCAGGCGCTGACCGTGGCGCTCGCCATCGGCATCTCGCTGATCGTATCGATGACGCTGATCCCGATGCTGAGCGCGCTCAAGGGCCGTCCGCCGATGGCCTTCCCGGAGGAAGCGCCGCATCCGCGATGGGAGCCGAAGTCGAATGTCGGCAAGCCGCTGGCGTGGTTCCAGCGCGGTCTGAACTGGGTGCTGCGTACGTTCTTCTTCAGCATCGCCTGGGCGATCGTCCGCGTGTGGCGCGTGCTGGTGGCGGTCGTCGGTCCGTTCATGCGCAAGCTGAGCGACCTGGCGATGGCGCCGTACGCCCGCGCCGAACGCGGCTACCTGAAGCTGCTGCCGAACGCGCTCAACCGTCCGGTGCTGGTGCTCGGCTCGGCCGCGGCGGCCTTCGCGCTGACGCTGCTCGCCGTGCCGCTGCTGGGCGCGGACCTGATCCCGCAGCTGGCGCAGGACCGCTTCGAGATGACCGTGAAGCTCCCGCCCGGCACGCCGCTGCGCGACACCGACGCCCTGGTGCGCGAGCTGCAGCTCAAGCACGCGAAGGACGATGGCATCCGCGCGCTGTACGGCGTGAGCGGTAGCGGCACGCGCCTGGACGCCAACCCGACCGAGAGCGGCGAGAACATCGGCAAGCTCACCGTCGTGATGGCGAACGGCGGCAGCAAGGACGTCGAAGCACGCGAGACCGAAGCCCTGCGCGAGACGATGAAGGATCATCCGGGCGCGCAGGTCGACTTCGCGCGTCCGGAGCTCTTCAGCTTCTCCACGCCGCTGGAGATCGAGCTGCGCGGGCAGGACCTGGAAGGCATCCAGCAGGCCGGCCAGCGCATGGCCAAGCTGCTTCGCGCCAATCCGCACTACGCCGACGTGAAGTCGACGGTGGAGGAGGGCTTCCCCGAGATCCAGATCCGCTTCGACCAGGACCGTGCCGGCGCGCTCGGCCTGACGACGCGCCAGATCGCCGATGTCGTGGTGAAGAAGGTGCGCGGCGACGTCGCCACGCGCTACAGCTTCCGCGATCGCAAGATCGACGTGCTGGTGCGCGCCCGCGAAACCGACCGCGCTTCCGTCGACAGCATCCGCCGCCTGATCGTCAACCCGAACAGCAGCCGCCCGGTGACGCTGGACTCGGTCGCCGACGTCGTCGCAACCACCGGCCCCAGCGAGATCCACCGCGCCGACCAGGTGCGCGTGGCGATCGTCTCGGCGAACCTGCGCGACATCGACCTGGGTACCGCGGTGCGCGAGGTCGAGGACATGGTGTCCGAGCAGCCGCTCGGTGCCGGCGTGAGCATGCACATCGGCGGCCAGGGCGAGGAACTCGCCGAGTCGGTCAACGCGCTGCTGTTCGCCTTCGGCCTGGCGGTGTTCCTGGTGTACCTGGTGATGGCGTCGCAGTTCGAATCGCTGCTGCACCCCTTCGTCATCCTGTTCACCATTCCGCTCGCGCTGGTCGGTGCGGTGCTCGCGCTGCTGATCACCAATTCGCCCGTGTCGGTGGTGGTCTTCATCGGCCTGATCCTGCTGGTCGGCCTGGTGGTGAAGAACGCGATCATCCTGGTCGACAAGGTCAACCAGCTGCGCGAAGCGGGCGTCGCCAAGCGCGAGGCGCTGGTGGAAGGCGCGCGCTCGCGACTGCGCCCGATCATCATGACCACGACGTGCACGCTGTTCGGCTTCCTGCCGCTCGCGGTGGCGATGGGCGAGGGCGCCGAAGTGCGCTCGCCGATGGCGATCACGGTGATCGGCGGCCTGCTGGTGTCCACGCTGCTGACGCTGGTGGTGATCCCGGTCGTATACGACCTGCTGGATCGCCGCGCCGACGACTACTACGTCACCCGCGCCAAGCGCACGCACGGGGCGGTCGCCACGGGCGAAGGCGCCGCCGGCCACGCCGAGCCGGTCTGA
- a CDS encoding efflux RND transporter permease subunit: MSIAELSIKRPVTAIMFFVSLFVIGLIAAIRLPLEAFPEVSPPFIFVQLPYTGSTPEEVERTLLRPVEEALSTMTGIKRMDANARADGAEIFMQFSDWNRDVAIAASEARERIDAIRDDLPDDLQRFNVFKFSTTDEPVLRVRLASKSDLTGSYDMIEREFKRRIERIPGVARVDVTGAAPNEVEIAIDPDRLTAHNLSLNDLNERLKAVNFSISAGQIDDGGRRLRVQPVGEIVDLQQLRDLVINNAGVRLGDIAQVRLKPQRMNYGRRLDGRPAIGLDIFKERNANLVDVSSKALAEVEAIRKQPELSDIRIIIIDNQGDNVTKSLLELAEAGAIGLVLSIAVLFFFLRHWPSTLMVTLAIPICFVMTLGFMYFAGVTLNILSMMGLLLAVGMLVDNAVVVVESIYQERERMPDQPVLASILGTKHVAIALSAGTLCHCIVFLPNLFGERNFLSIYLSQIAITISVSLLASWLVAVSLIPMISARLKTPPAVKSDRGIIPRMQKRYASFLRWTLEHRGKAVLGILMIIAISIVPFNLTKKNMFGGDDGTETNIFYQWKGAYTKEQMSDEILKIEKFLDANRKKYNITQIYSYYSEQGWGGTRITFDTKKISESKGIVEQLRKDLPKSARANIGIGNQGGGGGGGGGPGQNVQVQLVGDSTETLVELANDIVPILAKRKELRDVRVDIGDQNSELSVRVDRERAASFGFSAQEVASFVGLALRGAPLREFRRGDTEVPVWVRFEGAEQFGMEDVASFTVRAPDGRTVPLLAMVDVAVKPSATQIQRANRQTTVAIQANLGDKITVPEARKAMEEVLKAVAFPAGYNYTFESGAFEDEAEANKQMMFNLLIALIMIYVVMAAVFESLLFPSAIMTGVLFSVFGVFWLFWLTGTEFNIMAFIGILVLMGVVVNNGIVMIEHINNLRRRGLSRTDALVEGSKERLRPILMTMGTAILAMVPISLTQTQIGGDGPPYYPMARAIAGGLAFSTVVSLLFLPTIYAMLDDLRNSTSRMVRRARGRQVEGPVGGATITALKVD, encoded by the coding sequence ATGAGTATTGCGGAGCTCAGCATCAAGCGGCCGGTCACGGCGATCATGTTCTTCGTGTCGCTGTTCGTGATCGGCCTCATCGCGGCGATCCGCCTGCCGCTGGAGGCCTTTCCCGAAGTCTCGCCGCCTTTCATCTTCGTGCAGTTGCCCTACACCGGCTCCACCCCCGAGGAGGTGGAGCGCACGCTGCTGCGTCCGGTGGAGGAAGCGCTGTCGACGATGACCGGCATCAAGCGCATGGACGCGAACGCGCGTGCCGACGGCGCCGAGATCTTCATGCAGTTCTCCGACTGGAACCGCGATGTCGCCATCGCGGCGTCGGAGGCGCGCGAGCGCATCGACGCGATCCGCGACGACCTGCCCGACGACCTGCAACGCTTCAACGTCTTCAAGTTCTCCACGACCGACGAACCGGTCCTGCGCGTGCGACTGGCCAGCAAGAGCGACCTGACCGGCTCGTACGACATGATCGAGCGCGAGTTCAAGCGGCGCATCGAACGCATCCCGGGCGTGGCGCGCGTGGATGTGACGGGCGCGGCGCCGAACGAGGTGGAAATCGCCATCGATCCCGATCGCCTCACCGCGCACAACCTCAGCCTCAACGACCTCAACGAACGCCTGAAGGCGGTCAACTTCTCGATCTCCGCCGGCCAGATCGACGACGGCGGACGCCGTCTTCGCGTGCAGCCGGTGGGCGAGATCGTCGACCTGCAGCAGCTGCGCGACCTGGTGATCAACAACGCGGGCGTGCGGCTGGGCGACATCGCGCAGGTGCGGCTCAAGCCACAGCGCATGAACTACGGGCGACGCCTCGACGGTCGTCCGGCGATCGGCCTGGACATCTTCAAGGAACGCAACGCGAACCTCGTCGACGTGTCGAGCAAGGCGCTGGCGGAAGTGGAGGCGATCCGCAAGCAGCCTGAACTGTCCGACATCCGCATCATCATCATCGACAACCAGGGCGACAACGTCACCAAGTCGCTGCTGGAGCTGGCCGAAGCCGGCGCGATCGGCCTGGTGCTGTCGATCGCGGTGCTGTTCTTCTTCCTGCGCCACTGGCCGTCGACGCTGATGGTGACGCTGGCCATCCCGATCTGCTTCGTGATGACGCTGGGCTTCATGTATTTCGCGGGCGTCACGCTCAACATCCTGTCGATGATGGGCCTGCTGCTCGCGGTCGGCATGCTGGTGGACAACGCGGTCGTGGTGGTGGAAAGCATCTACCAGGAACGCGAACGCATGCCCGACCAGCCGGTGCTCGCGTCGATCCTGGGCACCAAGCACGTCGCGATCGCGCTGTCGGCCGGCACGCTGTGCCACTGCATCGTGTTCCTGCCGAACCTGTTCGGCGAGCGCAACTTCCTGTCGATCTATCTCTCGCAGATCGCGATCACGATCTCCGTGTCGCTGCTGGCGTCGTGGCTGGTCGCGGTGAGCCTGATCCCGATGATCTCCGCGCGCCTGAAGACGCCGCCGGCGGTGAAGTCCGATCGCGGCATCATCCCGCGCATGCAGAAGCGCTATGCGTCCTTCCTGCGCTGGACGCTGGAGCATCGCGGGAAGGCCGTGCTCGGCATCCTGATGATCATCGCCATCAGCATCGTGCCGTTCAACCTGACCAAGAAGAACATGTTCGGTGGCGACGACGGCACCGAGACGAACATCTTCTACCAGTGGAAGGGCGCGTACACGAAGGAGCAGATGTCCGACGAGATCCTCAAGATCGAGAAGTTCCTGGACGCGAACCGCAAGAAGTACAACATCACCCAGATCTACTCGTACTACAGCGAGCAGGGCTGGGGCGGCACGCGCATCACCTTCGACACCAAGAAGATCAGCGAGTCCAAGGGCATCGTCGAACAACTGCGCAAGGACCTGCCGAAGTCGGCGCGCGCCAACATCGGCATCGGCAACCAGGGCGGTGGCGGCGGCGGTGGCGGCGGGCCCGGCCAGAACGTGCAGGTGCAGCTGGTCGGCGATTCGACCGAGACGCTGGTCGAGCTGGCCAACGACATCGTGCCCATCCTCGCCAAGCGCAAGGAACTGCGCGACGTGCGCGTGGACATCGGCGACCAGAACAGCGAGCTGTCGGTGCGCGTGGATCGCGAACGCGCGGCGTCGTTCGGCTTCAGCGCGCAGGAAGTGGCGAGTTTCGTCGGCCTCGCGCTACGCGGCGCGCCGCTGCGCGAGTTCCGTCGCGGCGACACCGAAGTGCCGGTGTGGGTGCGCTTCGAAGGCGCGGAACAGTTCGGCATGGAGGACGTTGCCAGCTTCACCGTGCGCGCGCCCGACGGCCGCACCGTGCCGCTGCTGGCGATGGTCGACGTGGCCGTGAAGCCCTCGGCGACGCAGATCCAGCGCGCGAACCGCCAGACCACGGTGGCGATCCAGGCCAACCTCGGCGACAAGATCACCGTGCCCGAGGCGCGCAAGGCGATGGAGGAGGTGCTGAAGGCGGTGGCGTTCCCGGCCGGCTACAACTACACCTTCGAGTCGGGCGCGTTCGAGGACGAGGCCGAGGCGAACAAGCAGATGATGTTCAACCTGCTGATCGCGCTGATCATGATCTACGTGGTGATGGCGGCGGTGTTCGAGTCGCTGCTGTTCCCCTCGGCCATCATGACCGGCGTGCTGTTCTCGGTGTTCGGCGTGTTCTGGCTGTTCTGGCTGACCGGCACCGAGTTCAACATCATGGCCTTCATCGGCATCCTGGTGCTGATGGGCGTGGTGGTGAACAACGGCATCGTGATGATCGAGCACATCAACAACCTGCGACGTCGCGGCTTGTCCCGCACCGACGCGCTGGTGGAAGGCAGCAAGGAACGCCTGCGCCCGATCCTGATGACGATGGGCACGGCGATCCTCGCGATGGTGCCGATCTCGCTGACGCAGACGCAGATCGGTGGCGATGGCCCGCCGTACTACCCGATGGCGCGCGCCATCGCCGGCGGCCTGGCGTTCTCCACCGTGGTCAGCCTGCTGTTCCTGCCGACGATCTACGCGATGCTCGACGACCTGCGCAACAGCACCTCGCGCATGGTCCGCCGTGCGCGCGGCAGGCAGGTCGAAGGACCGGTGGGCGGAGCGACGATCACGGCGCTCAAGGTCGACTGA